A window of Candidatus Alcyoniella australis genomic DNA:
GGATGCTGTCCCGGGAGATCGACGTTGATCTGGCGCAGCAGGTCTGTGAAGGGGCCGCGCATACCAAGCTGGAGAAGCAGGCGCGTAAAGCGTTTGCCCAGAGCAAGGAGGCGTTCAACGCCGGTCGGCTGGAGGAGGCCGCGCGCAGCCTGCATCAGGCGATCAAGTTCGACCCGTCCAACCCGCTGTACCAGCGCAACCTGGGGCTGGTTCACCTGCGCAACCAGATGAGCGAGATGGCTCTGGCGACCCTGGAAAAGGCGGTCGACCTCGATCCGCTGGATCCCAAGAGCCGTTTGCATTACGGCAAGGCGCTGATGGCCGCGGGCCAAGTCTATGAGGCGCGCAAGGAGCTGCGCATCGCCCTGGCGATCGATCCGCACGACGAGGAGACAGCCGAGCTATATCAAAGGGCTGCCAAGGGTTGGCAGATTATCTTTCACCAGAGCTTCCATCCGGGCTGGTTCCTATTGGCCTTTGTCAGCCTGGTGTTGATCGTGGTGGTGGTGGTCGGTCTGATTATCAGCGACTGACGCGGTTTAATCTCCAGATGTAAAAACCCAAACCAACAGTCGCGCGAGGAATCCCAGCGCGCCGAGCCCCAACAGCAATTGCGCGACGAACGAGGCCCAGCCGCTGGCTGCCTCGGGAGTATAGGCGGCGATCAACCAGAACAGCAGCGCAAAGCCCCAGGGCAGACACAGCCGCACCGCGCCGTCGACCAGGTCGGGATTGGCCATCTCTTTATTCCAGCGCGCCAGTGCTCCGCCGAACACCGCGTAGCCCAGGAAGGAACCGGCCAGTGTGCCGATGATGAAGCGGTTGGCGACGTTGTCTTCCAAGGGCAGCCTGTCGAGCATTGAGAGCAACACCATGCAGGCCACGAACAGCGCCAGGTTGATCAGCGTGCCTTGCCAGCGGTAGCGCCAGGCGCGGCTGGTGTAATACAGGTGCACCAGCACCGAGCCGATCAGTCCGGCGTGGAAGCCCGCGCTACGTGCGCAGACCTGCCAGCCGGTCATGCTCATCGAGTCGTTGGCCGGGCAGAGCATCGGACTCAGCAGATCGGGGATCATTTTTCGTCTTCCTGTGATAGGGGTTCGAACTCGAGCAGGTCCAGCAGCGGCGGAGCCTGTTCCTCCACCGGCTGCAGCTCGGGCTGTGGCAGCTCGGCGTCGATCATCGGCTGCTGGGGCAGCGGCAGCTCCTGTTCCATGTCCAAGCGGCCGAACTCCTCCAGCCGCGGAGTGGAGATGATCGGCGCGACGCCGGTGGGCGCGGTGCCGACCTTGAACACTTCGAGGATCGTCTCTTGGGTGGTCTCGCCGGGGAGGTAGCCGTTGTCCTTGTCGATGGTGACGAAGGCCAGGCCCGAGGGGCGGGTGAATTGGCGATTGGGCTTCTGGGCCAGGGCGGCGCGCATGAAGTCGATCCAGATCGGCAGCGCAGCGCGGCTGCCGCCCTCGCCGTGTCCGAGGCTGATCCGGCCGTCGTCGAACCCGACCCAGACTCCGGCCAGCAAGTCCGGCGAGTAGCCGATGAACCAGGCGTCGCGGTAATCGTTGGTCGTGCCGGTCTTGCCCGCCACCACCCTTCCCAACGAGGCGGCGCGTCCGGCCGTGCCCCACTGGCAGACGCTCTGCATCATGCTCGTGACCTGATAGGCGGTCTGCGGGCTGTTGACGCGCACGAAGCTGACGTTGCCGTCGGGACGCGCCTCGGGCGGGATCTCGTCGCGCAGCGGCTGCTGGCCGTCGGGCAGGGCGAAGGTCCACTGCTTGGCCGGCTCGAGGCGGAACTCCTGGGCGCGGTTGTCGGTGATGTGAAAATAGGCGGTCGAGGCCTGGCGCGGTTCGCTGAGGATCGGCGGGCTCGGCGCGAGCTGCGTGTTGAGCACGCTGCTCTCCAGCAGTTGGCCCTCGCGGGTGGTGATCCGCCGGATGGTGATCGGCTGAGCGTGCTTGCCCATCGCGGCCAGACAGGCGTAGGCGTTGATCAGTTCGATCGGCGAGATCACGTGCGAGCCGATGGCCATCGACAGGTCGGGATTGCGGCCCAGGGTCGTCAGACCCATGCGCCGGGCGTACTCCATTACGTACTCGGGCCCGACCTGCCACATCAGGCGGATCGTCACCAGGTTGATCGAACGCGCCAGGGCGTAGCGCAACGACACGAAGCCGAAGTATTCGCCGGTGTAGTTGCGTGGCCGCCAGCCGCGAACGAAGGTCAGCGGGCCGTCGAAGGCGATCGTGCCCGGTGTGTAGCCCGCGTCGAGGGCCGCGGCGTAGACCAGCGGTTTGAACGCCGAGCCGGGCTGCCGCCGCGCCTGGGTTACGCGGTTGAACTGGCTGCTGCGGAACTCGCGGCCGCCGAGCATCACCAGCACCTCGCGGTTGTGCGGGTTCATCGCCAGCAGCAGTCCCTGGACCTCGGGCCGCTGTTCGAGGCTGACCTTGAAGCCCTCGGCCGCGGAGTCGTCCTTGATCTTGACCTCGATCAGGTCGTTGACGGCGAGGAGCTGGCCGGGCTTGACCAGCCGTTCACGGCGTCGGCGGTTGCCCTGGCGCAGGTCGCGCGCCCAGGCCATGTCGCGCAGCTCCAGTTGCGCCTCGACCCCGCCCAGGTCGAGGGTCGTCAGCTTTTGCCGATCGTCGATGCGTGTAACCAGCGCCTCAAGGATCGCGCCGCGTTCCGGCGGGGTCTGGGACAGGCGTTGGCGCGCCTTGTCCAGCCAGGCCTGAGCCTGCTGCTGATCGTCGAGGTGCTTAAGCGGCCCGGTCCAACCCTGGCGCTTGTCCAGCTGGCGTAATCCCTGGTCCAGGGCGGTCTCGGCCGCGGCGGTCTGCTCGGGGTCGACAGTGGTGTAGATCTCGAGCCCCTGCTTGAACACCACCTCCGGCCCGTAAGTGCGCATCAGGTAGCGCCGCACGTACTCGACGAAGTACGGGCAGCGCGACGGCGGCTCCTCGTCCTCGTCGCGCAGCCGCAGCGGCTGATCCAGCGCCGCCTGGTACTGGGCGTCGGTGATGAATCCGACCTCGCGCAAGCGGCGCAGCACGTAATGCTGACGCCCCTTGGCCGCCGCGGGATGGCGCAGAGGCGAGTAGGCGTTGGGCGCCTTGGGCAGCCCGGCGAGCACCGAGCACTCGGCCAGGTCCAGGTCCCAGACGTCTTTGCCGAAGTAGGTCTGGGCCGCGGCCTGCACGCCGTAGGCGCCGTGGCCGAAGTAGATCTCGTTGATGTAGAGGTAGAGGATCTCCTGCTTGCTGAAGCGGCGTTCGATGCGCGTGGCGAGGATCGCCTCTTTATATTTGCGGGTGATCGAGCGTTCGGGGGTCAGCAGCAGGCTCTTGGTCACCTGCTGGGTGATCGTGCTTCCGCCCTGAACCACGTCCAGGGCCAGGATGTTTTTGAGCAGCGCGCGCAGGATCGAGATGTAATCCAGCCCCTTGTGGCTGTAGAAGTTCTCGTCCTCCGAGGCGATAAACGCCTGGATCAACCGGTTGGGTACGCGCTGGATGGGCACCAGCTCGCGCCGGATGTTCTCGTGACGGAAGGTCGCCAGCTGCCGCCCATTGCGGTCGTAGACCCGGGCCACGGTATAGGGCTGATAGTCGGCCAGCGAGTCTATGCGCGGAATATCGGGAAAAAAGACGAACGGTAAATCAGACTCGATCAGCGCGTAGACTGCAATAAAACCACTGAGGATCACGATCGCCGCGCTGCACAAAAGATAGGCCAATACACCGCTGAGCCAACGGCGGCGCAACCCCGGAGAGTCGACCTTGATCAGGTAGACTTGCTTGACCGATTTGCGAATTACCATCGGCGAATACGGTATGATAATCAGTGCCGGGGGACAAGCCTCGTGAATAACCCAGGCTAGGGTATTGACGCCCTGGCGTTGATTCCATAGCCTCCGTGCCGACCCTTGGTCAGGATTGTCCAAGGGGACTTGGATAATATGACAAAACACAGTCGATCTACGCTGAAGAAGCCGGGCAGGGGCGCGCAAGCGGCATTGCTGCGCGTACTCTACGGCGCGATGGATCGGCTGCGGCTGAGCGAGACAGCGTTCATTGTGGGCATGGCAGCCTTCGTCGGCCTGGCCGCGGGCTACGGCGGCGTGGCCTTCCGCGAGATGCTCGAGCTGGCGCGGCGCTTTTTCTGCGACGCCGCCTGGTACCTCAAGTACGTCAGCGTGGGCTTTGACTCGCCCGAGGCGGCCCTGGCCGTGCGCGCCCAGATCGAGTCGGTCCACATGCTCGGCGGGGCCAACCCGCTGGGCTTCCTCTCCTGGCCGTTCCTGATCGGGGTCTGCGCTTTCGGCGGGCTGCTCGTGGCGCCGATGGTCTTTTTCCTGGCGCGCGAGGCCAAGGGGCACGGCGTGCCCGAGGTGATGGACGCCATCGCCCGCCGCGGCGGACTGATCCGCGTGCGGGTGGTATTAGTTAAAGCCGTGGCCTCGGTGCTCTCGATCGCCACCGGCGCCTCGGTGGGCTCCGAGGGCCCGATCGTACAGATCGGCTCGGCCATCGGCTCGAGCGTGGGGCAGTTCTTCCGCGTGGCGCGCGAACGAATGACGATCCTCGTGGGCTGCGGCGCGGCCGGCGGCATTGCGGTGATCTTTAACGCGCCGATCGCCGGGATCATGTTCGCCCTGGAGGTGATCCTCGGCGACTTCACCGTGGGCACGCTCTCGGCCGTGGTGATCAGCGCGGTGATGGCCACGGTTGTGCGCCACGTGTATTACGCGGACGAGCCGGTATTTCACAACATGACCTACGAGTACGTCAGCATCTACGAGGTCGGCACCTACATGCTGCTGGGGCTGATCGCCGGGCTGATCGCGCTGCTCTACGTGCGCATGGTCTACAAGCTCGAGGACGCGTTCGACGATTCGCGCATCCCGCGGCTGCTGCGTCCGGCCCTGGGAGGGGCGTTGGTCGGCGTGATCGCCGTATTCTTTCCCCAGGTGCTTGGCGTGGGCTACGAGTCGATCGACCTGGCGCTCACCGCCCAACTGGGGCTCGGTGCGCTGGTCGCCCTGGCTTTGCTCAAGCTGGCGGCCACCGCGCTGTCCATCGGTTCGGGCGCCAGCGGCGGGATCTTCGCTCCGTCGCTGTTTATCGGGGCGATGACCGGCGGCGCCGTGGGCATGGTGGTTCATACGCTGTTTCCCGAGGTCACCGCGCCCACCGGGGCCTACGCGCTGGTGGGCATGGCCGCGGTGTTCGCCGCCGCGACCCACGCGCCGATCACCGCGATTTTGATCCTCTTCGAGATGACCCTGGACTACAAAGTAATCCTGCCGGTGATGCTGGCGGTGATCATGGCGACGATGGTCAAACGCGCGCTGATGACCGAGTCGATCTACACGCTCAAGCTCGCGCGCAAGGGCGTACGGATCCACGCCGGCCGCGAGGAGACGATCATGAAATCGCTGTGCGTGCGCGAGGTGATGCGCGCGGACGCGGTGAAAATCAGGCACGACATGCCGTTCAACGAAGTGGTCGAGATCGTGCTCTCCAGCCCCGAGACCATGTTCTTCGTTGTCGATTCCGAGGGGATGCTCAAGGGCGAGATCTCGTTGCATACGGTCAAGGACATCCTGCAGGAGCAGGGGCTGGACCTGCTGGTGTTGGCCGACGACGTAATGACCCCGGCGCAGACCTTTGTCACGCCGGACACCACCCTGGCCGAGACCATGCGGCGCTTCTCGGCGCGCCACACCGACGTGCTGCCGGTGGTCGAGTCAAAACAGAACCCGCGCTTCGTCGGCGTGCTCAGCCGCGCCGTGATCATCGACGCCTACAACCGCGAGATCCTGCGCCAGAGCGCCCTGGGAATCCGCTATTTGCGCGGCGGCAGCGACGGCCGGACCGTCGAGGCGGTTGAGCTGCCCGTGGAGTTCATCACCCGCGAGATCTCGATCCCCCAGGGCTTTGTGGGCATGACGTTGCAGCAACTGGACCTGCGCACGCGCCACGGCGTAACCGTGCTCGCGGTGCGCCATCCCGGCGGCGGTCCCCAGGGCGACGAGATGCCCGATCCGCAGAAGCCGCTGACAGCGGGCGATCGGATGGTCGTGGTCGGCCGCGTGGACGATCTCAACCGCCTCGAAGATTAGTCAAACATTATCCACCTTATTCCGCGATTGCCCTGACGCATTCCCGCCTGATACTATTCAGCTCACCTTTCCCGGTTGTAGAGGGAGTAATGAAAATGAATTCGTTTGTCCGAGCGTGGCTGGTTGCCGCGTTGATGATGGTGTTGTGCGCGGGCGTTGCGCATGCTTTTTCAATCAGCGGCCAGGACGCGCACATCTGGAACTACGAACGCTTCACCTACGAGCCGGCGCAGATCACCTTCAGCCAGTCGCTCAACCCGCTGACGGTCAATCAGAACAACATCTACATCACGCCGTTGGGCGACCCGTCGTACAAGTTCGCCTGCGCCTACAACCTGCTTTCGGTCAACCGCTCCAACGACACTGTGCGCCTGACTCCCGACCCGGCGTTCTGGTTCGGCGTGCGCCTGCAGATCGTGATTGGCGACGGCCTGCGCGACACGGGCAACGGCGCGTTCGACGGCAACTTCCCCTGGGGCGACGTGTTTGTGGCCAACATCCCGGCGGACTTCGAGCGTCCCGAGTACGACCCGTGGAACCCCTTTGCGCAGGTGGTCGCTTCCTACGAGCTGATCGGATACAACCCGGCCGACCCGGAGAATACCGACCCCAATGACCCGGCCGACTGGACCGGCATCTCGGTCACGGAGGCCTGGAAGTTCAGCATTGGACGGCCCGACGTGTTGATTGCCGTGGTGGACGACGGCCTGGAGAAGTACGACCACCTCGAACTGGCCGACAACCTGTTCATCAACAGCGGCGAGCTGCCCGAGCCGCAGTTGGGCGACGGCACGCCCTGCGGCGCCGATGATTGCAACGGCGACGGCAAGTTCAACGCCCAGGATTATGCCGATGATCCGCGGATCGAGCCGGGGCTGAGCGTCGATCCGGGCGACCTGATCGACGCCTTTAGCGACGGCGTGGACGACGATCAAAACGGCATGGTCGACGACATCAGCGGCTGGGACTTCTTCCGCTGGGTGCCCACGGCCCTGGGCGTACGCGAGTTCCCGGAGGGGGATCACGGCGGCGACCGGGCCAAGGACGCGGCGGCCATCGCGGACAACGGCTACGGCGGCAAACCCGGAGTCTGCCCCAACTGCATGATCCTGCCGATCAGGGTCTGCGACGCGGTGATGGCCGAGCACAACCAGATCGCCCAGGGCATCGAGTACGCGCGCGACATGGGCGCGGACGTGGTCGTGGCCGCATTGGGCACCTCGAACTTCTCCGGCGACGCCGAGGAGCGCATCCGCCAGGCGGTTGCCGACGGCGTAACCATTGTTACGGCTTCGGGCGACGAGCTGGGGTTCCACCATATGTATCCCGGGGCGGGCGAGGATGTGATGGCGGTCAAGGCGGTCTACGCCTTTCCCAACATCCCGATT
This region includes:
- a CDS encoding tetratricopeptide repeat protein gives rise to the protein MLSREIDVDLAQQVCEGAAHTKLEKQARKAFAQSKEAFNAGRLEEAARSLHQAIKFDPSNPLYQRNLGLVHLRNQMSEMALATLEKAVDLDPLDPKSRLHYGKALMAAGQVYEARKELRIALAIDPHDEETAELYQRAAKGWQIIFHQSFHPGWFLLAFVSLVLIVVVVVGLIISD
- a CDS encoding PBP1A family penicillin-binding protein — encoded protein: MVIRKSVKQVYLIKVDSPGLRRRWLSGVLAYLLCSAAIVILSGFIAVYALIESDLPFVFFPDIPRIDSLADYQPYTVARVYDRNGRQLATFRHENIRRELVPIQRVPNRLIQAFIASEDENFYSHKGLDYISILRALLKNILALDVVQGGSTITQQVTKSLLLTPERSITRKYKEAILATRIERRFSKQEILYLYINEIYFGHGAYGVQAAAQTYFGKDVWDLDLAECSVLAGLPKAPNAYSPLRHPAAAKGRQHYVLRRLREVGFITDAQYQAALDQPLRLRDEDEEPPSRCPYFVEYVRRYLMRTYGPEVVFKQGLEIYTTVDPEQTAAAETALDQGLRQLDKRQGWTGPLKHLDDQQQAQAWLDKARQRLSQTPPERGAILEALVTRIDDRQKLTTLDLGGVEAQLELRDMAWARDLRQGNRRRRERLVKPGQLLAVNDLIEVKIKDDSAAEGFKVSLEQRPEVQGLLLAMNPHNREVLVMLGGREFRSSQFNRVTQARRQPGSAFKPLVYAAALDAGYTPGTIAFDGPLTFVRGWRPRNYTGEYFGFVSLRYALARSINLVTIRLMWQVGPEYVMEYARRMGLTTLGRNPDLSMAIGSHVISPIELINAYACLAAMGKHAQPITIRRITTREGQLLESSVLNTQLAPSPPILSEPRQASTAYFHITDNRAQEFRLEPAKQWTFALPDGQQPLRDEIPPEARPDGNVSFVRVNSPQTAYQVTSMMQSVCQWGTAGRAASLGRVVAGKTGTTNDYRDAWFIGYSPDLLAGVWVGFDDGRISLGHGEGGSRAALPIWIDFMRAALAQKPNRQFTRPSGLAFVTIDKDNGYLPGETTQETILEVFKVGTAPTGVAPIISTPRLEEFGRLDMEQELPLPQQPMIDAELPQPELQPVEEQAPPLLDLLEFEPLSQEDEK
- a CDS encoding chloride channel protein, with translation MTKHSRSTLKKPGRGAQAALLRVLYGAMDRLRLSETAFIVGMAAFVGLAAGYGGVAFREMLELARRFFCDAAWYLKYVSVGFDSPEAALAVRAQIESVHMLGGANPLGFLSWPFLIGVCAFGGLLVAPMVFFLAREAKGHGVPEVMDAIARRGGLIRVRVVLVKAVASVLSIATGASVGSEGPIVQIGSAIGSSVGQFFRVARERMTILVGCGAAGGIAVIFNAPIAGIMFALEVILGDFTVGTLSAVVISAVMATVVRHVYYADEPVFHNMTYEYVSIYEVGTYMLLGLIAGLIALLYVRMVYKLEDAFDDSRIPRLLRPALGGALVGVIAVFFPQVLGVGYESIDLALTAQLGLGALVALALLKLAATALSIGSGASGGIFAPSLFIGAMTGGAVGMVVHTLFPEVTAPTGAYALVGMAAVFAAATHAPITAILILFEMTLDYKVILPVMLAVIMATMVKRALMTESIYTLKLARKGVRIHAGREETIMKSLCVREVMRADAVKIRHDMPFNEVVEIVLSSPETMFFVVDSEGMLKGEISLHTVKDILQEQGLDLLVLADDVMTPAQTFVTPDTTLAETMRRFSARHTDVLPVVESKQNPRFVGVLSRAVIIDAYNREILRQSALGIRYLRGGSDGRTVEAVELPVEFITREISIPQGFVGMTLQQLDLRTRHGVTVLAVRHPGGGPQGDEMPDPQKPLTAGDRMVVVGRVDDLNRLED